The following nucleotide sequence is from Pelomicrobium methylotrophicum.
GGGAGCTGGAAAAAGCCACCTCCGAGCTCAAGGCTGCCAACGAGCGCCTGCAGGAGCTGGACCGGTTGAAGGACGACTTCATCTCCACCGTCACCCACGAGCTGCGCACGCCCCTTACGTCGATCCGGGCGCTGACCGAGATTCTGCACGACAACCCCGATCTGGACACGGCCGAGCGCACACGCTTCCTAGGCATCATCATCAAGGAGAGCGAGCGCCTGACCCGCCTCATCAACCAGGTGCTGGACCTGGCCAAGCTGGAATCGGGTAACGCCGACTGGCACAACACGGAGCTCGACCTGCGCGAGGTGGTCGAGGAAGCAGTGGCTTCCACGGCGCAACTGTTCAAAGAGAAACGGGTGGCGCTGGAGACCCGGCTGGAAGGCGATTTGCCGCGCATCACGGCCGACCGCGACCGTCTGATGCAAGTCATGTTGAACCTCCTCTCTAACGCGGTGAAGTTCTGCGATCCGGAGCGGGGCCGGGTCACCGTCACCTTGAGGCGCGACGGGCACGCGCTCCGGGTGGACGTCAGCGACAATGGCATCGGCATCAGTCCCGAGCACCAGAGGGTGATCTTCGAGAAATTCAGACAGGTCGGTGATACGATGAAAGCCCGGCCGCCGGGCACCGGCCTGGGACTTCCCATCAGCCGGCAGATCATCGAGCACTTCGGGGGACGGTTGTGGGTCGAGAGCGCGCCGGGTCGTGGCGCGACCTTTTCGTTCACCATCCCGCTGGCGCTAGAGCGCTTCGCCACCGCCACGTGACGAAGCCCGCCGCTGCGGGCACCGGCGGACCGAAGCGCTCGGTGGAGGAGACAATCATGGGCAAGCGAATATTGATCGCGGATGACGAGCCGAACATTGTCGTCTCGCTGGAGTTCCTGATGGAGCGGCAGGGGTATCAGATCCGGGTCGCCAACGACGGTGAGGAAGTGCTGCGGGCCGTGCACGAGTTTCGCCCCGATTTGATCCTGCTCGATGTGATGCTGCCGGGAAAAAGCGGGTTCGAGGTGTGCCAGCGGTTGCGCGAGGACCCGGCATGGCAGAAGCTGAAGGTCGTGATGCTCACCGCCAAGGGCCGCGATACCGAGGTGGCGAAGGGGCTCGCCCTGGGAGCAGACGCATACATCACGAAGCCTTTTTCCACCAAGGAGCTGATCGCCCAGGTGAAGAGGCTTCTGGGGGAACAGGACGGGTGAGGCGCATCAAGTTCGTTCTCGTTCTGGGGGCGACCTACGGGGTCGCGGTCGGCCTGCCCGGCGCTCTAGGGTGGCTCCTCTGGCGGGGCCTTCCCGCCGAATTGCAAGGACCTGTCCTGCAGGCGGTCAACGAGCAGGCAGGGCTGCTGGCGCTCTCCGCCGTTGGAATCCTGTTCGCGCTGGTGATCGTGCTCGAGCTGCTCTCCAGCCTCTATCTTGTCCCCGCCCGCCGTTTGCGGGAAGACCTGCAGGTCATGCTGGAGGCCAATCCCGCCCACCGCGCCACCCTCGACGGCGCGGTCGAGATGCGGGCGCTGGCAGAGGCCGTGAACCGCCTCGCAGAGCACCACCACGCCTTGCTGGAGCGGGTCGAAGCGCGGGTAGCGGAGGCCAAGCGGGCGGTGGAGGACGAAAAAAATCGCCTGGCGGCGCTGATCTCGGAACTCGCTCAAGGGGTGCTCGCCTGCAACCTCGAGGGGCAGATCCTCCTCTACAACAACCGCGCCCGTCAGCTTCTGACCTCCAACCACGCTGCCTCCGGCAGCGGTGGAGGCCTGGTGGGGCTCGGGCGCTCGGTGTTCGGCGTGATCGACCGGCCGTTGATCGTCCATGCCCTCGACACCATTCATGCCCAGCTCGCCCAGAAGCGCCCCCACCCGGTGGCGCGGTTCGTCACCACCACGCCCTCGGGACAACTCGTGCGGGTACTCGTGGTGCCGGTGCTCGGCAACGAGATCGTAACCGGCTTTGTGATGACGCTCGACGACGTCACGCGCCCCGTCGAACAGGGCGGCCGCCGGGATGCCCTGCTGCAATCCATCACCGAAGGAAGCCGCGCCGCCCTCGGCAGCATCCGCGCCGCAGTGGAAACGCTGCAGAGCTTTCCCGACATGCCACCCGAACAGCAGAAGCGGTTCATTGGCGTCATCAGTCAGGAAACCCACCGCTTGAGCGAGCGCGTTGAAGGTGCCATCCGGGAGTTCTCCGACGCCATGAAGGCGCAATGGGTCATGGAGGACATGCTGGGCGAGGACCTGGTCGCCGCCGCCTGTCGGCGTATCGAGGCGCGGCTGGGGCTGGCCGCCAAGATCGACGCCGTCATGCCCGACCTCTGGGTGCGCGTGGACAGCTTCGCCCTGGTCCAGGTGCTGTCTTACCTCGCGGCCCGGCTCAAGGAAGACTTCGGGCTGCGGGAGGTCCGCTTCCGGCTGGAAGGCGACAGGCGTCTCGCCCACCTGGACCTGGTCTGGCGGGGCGCGCCCTTGTCCGCGGAAACCGTGTTCGCGTGGGAGAGCGAGCCGCTTACGGCGGGTGGCGAGGATATCCCCCTCACGGTAAAGGACGTGATCGAGCGCCACGGCGGCGAGATGTGGTACCAGCGGGACCGCCCCGCCCAGGAATCGTACTTTCGCCTCTTGATTCCGGCCAGCGTCCCGGAGACCATCGGCTTCCGCCTCCCCAACCTCGCCGGTAGCCGCCCCGAGTACTACGACTTCGACTTGTTCAGCCAGCAGCCGTCCAGCCCGGCGCTCGACCAGCGCAAGCTGACAGAGCTCAAGTACACCGTGTTCGACACCGAGACCACGGGATTGGAACCCTCCGCAGGCGACGAAATCGTCTCCATTGGCGCGGTCCGCATCGTCAACGGCCGGCTGCTACTGCATGAGGCCTTCGATCAACTGGTCGACCCGCGCCGTCCCATGTCGCCGGCATCCATCAAGGTGACCGGCATCGATCCTTCCCTGCTCCAGGGTCAACCCCCCATTGAATCGGTGCTCCCCGCCTTCCACCGCTTCTGCGAGGACTCGGTGTTGGTTGCCCATAACGCGGCCTTCGACATGCGCTTCCTGCAGATGAAGGAGTCCTCGGCGGGTGTCAAGTTCACCCAGCCGGTGCTGGACACCCTGCTGCTGTCCATCATCATCCATCCCAACCAGGAAACCCACAGCCTGGAAGCCATCGCCGCAAGGCTCGGCGTCAACGTGGTGGGAAGGCATACGGCGCTGGGCGATGCGATCGTGACCGGGGAGGTGTTCCTACGGATGATCCCGCTTCTCGCCGAGCGCGGGATTCACACGCTGCGGGAGGCCCGCGAGGCGTCGCAGCGGACGTACTATGCCCGGATCCGCTACTGACGGGGCGAGGACCATGGCAGACAAGGCGATGGCGCTCGAGACACGCGGCACCTGCGCCGCGGAGACGCCGCCCATGGACCGGCTGCTCTCCACCCTGGTACGCGAGCCCGTCACCTGCCTGCCCGACGCCTCGATCGCGTCGGTGCTGCAGACCATGCACCGTTATGCCATCGGTTCAATCGTCGTGGTAGATCAGGAGCAGCGCCCGATCGGGATATTCACGCTGCACGACCTCCTGAGCCGGGTGGCGTTGCCGCAGCGGAATTTAACCGAACCCATTGCCCAGGTCATGACCCGCGACCTCACCACCCTGCCGCCCAAAGCGACGGCCTACGAAGCCGCCCTGGCTATGGTGCGGCACGGCATCCGCCATGTCCTGGTGGTGGATTCCGGGCGGCTGATCGGAGTGATCTCGGAGAAGGACCTGTTCAGCCTGCAGCGCGTGAGCATGCGTCAGCTGTCGCAGGACATCAAGAACGCCGACAGCCTGGAGAGCCTGAAGCAGTTCAGCGCAGAGGTTCGGACGCTGGCCCAGAGCATGCTTGTTCAGGGTGTCGCGGCGGAGCAACTGACCCAGTTCATCGCCTCGCTGAACGATCTGCTCACCCAGCGGCTGATCGATCTCGAGTTCCGGCAGGAAGAGCTGGGCGCCATCCGGCTGTGCTGGCTTGCCTTGGGCAGCGAAGGGCGCCTGGAGCAAACCTTGAGCACCGATCAGGACAACGGCATCATCTTCGAACCGCCGGCGGGAACGACGCCAGAAGCAGTGCGCGAGCGGCTGCTTCCCATCGCAAAGCGCATCAACTTGGCGCTGGACGCCTGTGGCTTTCCGCTGTGCAAGGGCGACATCATGGCGAGCAACCCGCAATGGTGTCTGAGCGCAGCGGAGTGGCGGGCGAAGTTCGCTGCCTGGATCGACAGCGGAAGCCCCGAGGCCTTGCTGCACGGGTCCATCTTCTTCGACTTCCGTCCCCTCCACGGGGAGAGCCGGCTGGCGGCCGAACTGCGCGCGTGGCTGATGTCGCGCGTTTGTACGAATCGCCGTTTCCTTCACCAGATGGCGGAAAACGCCTTGCGC
It contains:
- a CDS encoding putative nucleotidyltransferase substrate binding domain-containing protein produces the protein MADKAMALETRGTCAAETPPMDRLLSTLVREPVTCLPDASIASVLQTMHRYAIGSIVVVDQEQRPIGIFTLHDLLSRVALPQRNLTEPIAQVMTRDLTTLPPKATAYEAALAMVRHGIRHVLVVDSGRLIGVISEKDLFSLQRVSMRQLSQDIKNADSLESLKQFSAEVRTLAQSMLVQGVAAEQLTQFIASLNDLLTQRLIDLEFRQEELGAIRLCWLALGSEGRLEQTLSTDQDNGIIFEPPAGTTPEAVRERLLPIAKRINLALDACGFPLCKGDIMASNPQWCLSAAEWRAKFAAWIDSGSPEALLHGSIFFDFRPLHGESRLAAELRAWLMSRVCTNRRFLHQMAENALRNRPPLGFFRDFALDGSGEHRDTIDLKLNGATLFVDAARILSLQTGVPATNTAQRLRLSADKMGIDRDEVESWIEAFYFIQRLRLRNQHQQNLHGKPMGNRINPYALNRLERHILKEAFRQAKALQARLALDYQVAGSG
- a CDS encoding response regulator transcription factor; this translates as MGKRILIADDEPNIVVSLEFLMERQGYQIRVANDGEEVLRAVHEFRPDLILLDVMLPGKSGFEVCQRLREDPAWQKLKVVMLTAKGRDTEVAKGLALGADAYITKPFSTKELIAQVKRLLGEQDG
- a CDS encoding 3'-5' exonuclease, which encodes MRRIKFVLVLGATYGVAVGLPGALGWLLWRGLPAELQGPVLQAVNEQAGLLALSAVGILFALVIVLELLSSLYLVPARRLREDLQVMLEANPAHRATLDGAVEMRALAEAVNRLAEHHHALLERVEARVAEAKRAVEDEKNRLAALISELAQGVLACNLEGQILLYNNRARQLLTSNHAASGSGGGLVGLGRSVFGVIDRPLIVHALDTIHAQLAQKRPHPVARFVTTTPSGQLVRVLVVPVLGNEIVTGFVMTLDDVTRPVEQGGRRDALLQSITEGSRAALGSIRAAVETLQSFPDMPPEQQKRFIGVISQETHRLSERVEGAIREFSDAMKAQWVMEDMLGEDLVAAACRRIEARLGLAAKIDAVMPDLWVRVDSFALVQVLSYLAARLKEDFGLREVRFRLEGDRRLAHLDLVWRGAPLSAETVFAWESEPLTAGGEDIPLTVKDVIERHGGEMWYQRDRPAQESYFRLLIPASVPETIGFRLPNLAGSRPEYYDFDLFSQQPSSPALDQRKLTELKYTVFDTETTGLEPSAGDEIVSIGAVRIVNGRLLLHEAFDQLVDPRRPMSPASIKVTGIDPSLLQGQPPIESVLPAFHRFCEDSVLVAHNAAFDMRFLQMKESSAGVKFTQPVLDTLLLSIIIHPNQETHSLEAIAARLGVNVVGRHTALGDAIVTGEVFLRMIPLLAERGIHTLREAREASQRTYYARIRY